Genomic DNA from Verrucomicrobiota bacterium:
TCGAAATCGACGTTGTCCACGGCTCGGGCTTTGGGGCGTCCCCAGAAATCTTTGAAGACTTTCGTGAGACCACGCACCGCGACGACAACGTCCTGGGCCGGGCGAGCTGCGGCGAGACGTGGCTGCGCCAATTGATCCTCAGTAGCAATCATAGAATGGAAGGCTTCACACGCGTTCGGAGATTCCAGAAGTCTCCTTCAGATTCCGGAGCCGCGGTTCCCCTCACCCTGCCCTCTCCCCAAGGAGAGGGAATCGTTGTTGCAGTCGCGGAAGGAGCCAGAGCCATAAATCCTGACTGCGCGCGGAAATCCGTTCCCCCTCTCCCCGGGGGGAGTGGGCCGGGGTGAGGGGGAAGGCAAGGGTAAGTTGAGCAAGAGCGACATCATTTGCGCCGAGGCCAAATCACTTCATGCAGGCCTGGGCTGGAGCTGCGGTGTGGAGCTCGCCCGCGGTCCGCTGCCGGGTGCTGCGGTGTCGGCGGCTGGACTTTGGAACGGCTCCAATTCCTCGCCGTAGCGCACGAGCCGGAAGCTGTTGAAAACGACGATCAACGAACCGGCGTTGTGGAGAATCGCCGCCACGATCGGATGCACGTAGCCAAACGCCGCCGCCACCAGTCCGCCGATGATGAAGATCACTCCGACGAGGAAATTCTGGTTGATGACCAGGCGCGTGCCTCGCGAAAGCCCGACCAGGAACGGCAGCCGGCGAAGATCGTTGTTCATCAGCGCAATCGTCGCGCTGTGGATCGCGACTTCGCTGCCCGCCGCGCCCATCGCGATGCCAATGTCGCCCGCGGCCAGCGCCGGCGCGTCGTTCACGCCATCGCCGACGACGGCGACGCGATAGCCGCGCGATTTGATCTGCCGCACGAATTCCACTTTGTTTTGCGGCAGGCATTCCGCGACCACTTCCTCGCAGCCGATTTCCTTGGCCACGCGCGCCGCGACAGGTTGCCGGTCGCCGGTCACCATGGCGATGCGGCGCACGTTGCTGTGTTGCAGGGCGCCCAGGGATTCGCGCGCTTCGGCCCGCGTTTCGTCGCGGAGTCCGACCCAGCCCATGCAGCGGCCGTTGCGCGCCACGAAAATCAGGCTGAAACCTTCCGTCTCATCCAGGTCCACTGATTTGGTGAAATCGTCGGGAATGCCGTTGTCGCGAAGCCATTGGGCGCGGCCCACGAGAACTTGCGCTCCTTCCACTTGCGCTTTGACACCTCGGCCGGCGGTCTCGGAAAAATTCTGCGGATCCGAGAGCGGCACGCCCACTTGTTCGGCCAGCGCCGCCAGAGCCTTGGCCGTGGGATGATTGCTGAACTTCTCCGCCGCCGCCGCGATCCGCAACAGTTCGGCCGGTTTCGTTTCTCCCAGCGGCGCCAGGCGGCTCACGGTCAATTTGCCTGTCGTAAGCGTCCCGGTTTTGTCGAAGATGAAAGCATTGATCCGCGCCGCGGCTTCGATGTCGCCGACGTTCTTGATCAGAATGCCCAGCCGCGCGGCGGTCGAGAGCGCGGCGACCATGGCGGACGGAGTGGCCAAAATAAACGCGCACGGGCACGCGACAATCAGCACGGAAATGACCCGGGAAAGGTCCTGCGTGAACGCCCACACCAGCGCGCCGATGACGAGCACGAACGGCGTGTAATAAACCATGTACTGGTCCACCAGCCGCATGATAGGCAGCTTGGTTTTCTCGGCTGCCAGGATCAATTCGCGCACCCGACCCAACGTCGTGTCCTGCCCGGCGCGTGTGACGCGGATTTCCAGAACGCCGGTCAGATTCTGCGTGCCGGCAAAAACGTCGTCGCCCGGCTTCTTGTCCACGGGCAAGGATTCGCCCGTGATGTTGGCCTGATTGAACGAGCCCTGGCCATTGACGATCACGCCGTCAGCCGCGACGTTGTCGCCGGGGCGGACGCGGATCACGTCGCCGACCGCGAGATCTTTGGCGGAAACTTCTTCTTCTTTGCCGTCCTTGGTCATCCGGCGCGCTTTGGTGGGCGTCAGTTTGATGAGCGATTCAATCGAGGCGCGCGCGCCCGCCGCCGTTCGCGTTTCAATGATTTCGCCCATGAGCATGAAGAAGGCGACGAGGCCGGCGATCTCGTATTGGCCGGAGGAAAACGCCGCCAGCACCGCGATGCTGACCAGTTCGTTGATGCTGAGAACGCCCCGACGCAGATCTTTGTAGGAAGTCCAGATGATCGGGTAACCCAGGATGATGGCGCCGACCATGGCGCTGAAATTCGCGATCATGGATTCCGGGCTCGCGCCCTTGTCGAAAAGCTGGTCGATGAGGAAGGCGTTGAGGATGAAGATGAGTCCGACCAGGGTTTGCCTCAGACGAATGGGCGTGTGTTCGTGATCGCACGTCGCGCAACTGGGATCGTGCTCGTGGTCGTGGGCATGCTTGTGATCGTGGGCATGCGGATCCTGCCGGCTTAACATCGATGTGACTTGCATAAGTTTCGGTCTCGTTCAAAAAACTGTTCTTGGCGTTGGAAATCTTCGACGCGCTGCCGATTGCAAACCGGCGATCCGGCAGACTGCAGATCTGCGCTACGGAGCCGCGCTTACCCGCGCGCAAACGCTCCCATTCAAGGCGGCGGCAGCGCAGCCGGTTTCTGCGGCTCACGGCCCAACTGTATCCTCAGTTCCACCGGCTTGCCACTGGCGCGCTCCGGAACAAACATCTTTTCCACGGCGGAATTGGTCAGCACCTGATGCAAGGCTTCGGTCTGGAGCCGCGCCATGAATAGTTCCGGGTTGCTCCGGTAATAGGGCAATTGATTGGTGAAGTATTTCGCCTCCGCGGCGATCTCTTGCACCGTGCGGTTGCGGTCGGTCTCACCCGCGTTGATGATGGCGCTGGCTTCGCCGTGCGCTTTGTTGACGGTGCTGCTGGCGTAAGCCTGGGCGACCTGGTTGGTCTGGCCGCGTTCCTGGCCGGCCTTCGAGACGTT
This window encodes:
- a CDS encoding cation-translocating P-type ATPase; the protein is MQVTSMLSRQDPHAHDHKHAHDHEHDPSCATCDHEHTPIRLRQTLVGLIFILNAFLIDQLFDKGASPESMIANFSAMVGAIILGYPIIWTSYKDLRRGVLSINELVSIAVLAAFSSGQYEIAGLVAFFMLMGEIIETRTAAGARASIESLIKLTPTKARRMTKDGKEEEVSAKDLAVGDVIRVRPGDNVAADGVIVNGQGSFNQANITGESLPVDKKPGDDVFAGTQNLTGVLEIRVTRAGQDTTLGRVRELILAAEKTKLPIMRLVDQYMVYYTPFVLVIGALVWAFTQDLSRVISVLIVACPCAFILATPSAMVAALSTAARLGILIKNVGDIEAAARINAFIFDKTGTLTTGKLTVSRLAPLGETKPAELLRIAAAAEKFSNHPTAKALAALAEQVGVPLSDPQNFSETAGRGVKAQVEGAQVLVGRAQWLRDNGIPDDFTKSVDLDETEGFSLIFVARNGRCMGWVGLRDETRAEARESLGALQHSNVRRIAMVTGDRQPVAARVAKEIGCEEVVAECLPQNKVEFVRQIKSRGYRVAVVGDGVNDAPALAAGDIGIAMGAAGSEVAIHSATIALMNNDLRRLPFLVGLSRGTRLVINQNFLVGVIFIIGGLVAAAFGYVHPIVAAILHNAGSLIVVFNSFRLVRYGEELEPFQSPAADTAAPGSGPRASSTPQLQPRPA